In a single window of the Bradyrhizobium sp. ORS 285 genome:
- a CDS encoding conjugal transfer protein TraD, giving the protein MRKPRDFDAELKALGDKARDLKSRKVQQLGELVIATGADALGADELAGALIVLAETKETGKKEAWARRGTAFFQSRVRRIAPETADNTDGPNAQPSGAQAASSRKGSA; this is encoded by the coding sequence ATGCGCAAGCCAAGGGACTTTGATGCGGAACTGAAGGCACTTGGGGACAAGGCGCGCGACCTCAAGAGCCGCAAAGTGCAGCAGCTCGGTGAACTCGTCATCGCCACGGGGGCCGACGCGCTCGGCGCCGATGAACTTGCAGGTGCGCTGATCGTGCTAGCCGAGACGAAGGAGACCGGGAAGAAGGAGGCATGGGCCAGGCGCGGGACGGCGTTCTTTCAAAGCCGGGTGCGGCGAATTGCGCCAGAAACTGCTGACAACACGGACGGCCCTAATGCGCAACCGAGCGGCGCTCAAGCGGCATCAAGCCGCAAGGGCTCGGCATGA
- a CDS encoding conjugal transfer protein TraD yields MRACQIERRKRTRHLIELGGLVVKAGIVDLTGDDRITILGALIWIAEKLKGDQGGRARAIWAAKGKQGFGADWAARKGGDRRNA; encoded by the coding sequence GTGCGCGCGTGTCAGATCGAGCGCCGCAAGCGCACGCGACATCTCATTGAACTGGGCGGCCTCGTCGTCAAAGCCGGTATCGTGGACCTGACCGGCGATGACCGCATCACGATTCTCGGCGCGCTAATCTGGATTGCCGAGAAACTCAAAGGCGATCAAGGCGGAAGGGCACGAGCGATCTGGGCCGCAAAAGGAAAGCAAGGGTTTGGGGCGGACTGGGCGGCCCGCAAGGGGGGAGATCGTCGTAATGCATGA